A DNA window from Opisthocomus hoazin isolate bOpiHoa1 chromosome 31, bOpiHoa1.hap1, whole genome shotgun sequence contains the following coding sequences:
- the LOC142365095 gene encoding olfactory receptor 14J1-like — MSNSSSITEFLLLAFADTRELQLVHFWLFLGIYLAALLGNSLIITDIACDLHLHTPVYFFLLNLSLLDLASISITLPKAMANSLWDTGSISYPECAAQVFCFLFFNSAGYALLTVMAYDRYVAICKPLHYETLLGTRACVHMAAAAWGTGFLNALLHTDLGTAIVDYLKPLSFFSPTLDLVVSFLYSVVPPALNPLVYSMRNQELKDTLKKLILSAVSQQQ, encoded by the exons atgtccaacagcagctccatcactgaattcctcctcctggcattcgcagacacacgggagctgcagctcgtgcacttctggctcttcctgggcatctacctggctgccctcctgggcaacagcctcatcatcactgACATAGCCTGCGACCtccacctccacacccccgtgtacttcttccttctcaacctctccctccttgacctTGCCTCCATCTCCATAACTCtacccaaagccatggccaactccCTTTGGGACACCGGAAGCATCTCCTATCCGGAATGTGCTGCCcaggttttttgctttctcttcttcaacTCCGCTGGGTATGctctcctcactgtcatggcctatgaccgctatgtggccatctgcaaacccctgcactatgagaccctcctgggcaccagagcttgtgtccacatggcagcagctgcctggggcactgggtttCTCAATGCTCTGCTGCACACTG atttggg CACTGCCATTGTTGACTACCTGAAGCCCCTCTCCTTCTTCTCCCCAACCCTGGATCTGGTGGTGTCATTTCTGTACTCGGTGGTGCCTCCAGCATTGAACCCCCTcgtctacagcatgaggaaccaggagctcaaagacacATTGAAGAAGCTGATTCTATCAGCTGTCTCTCAGCAGCAATAA